GACGGCGAGGTGCTCGGCGGCGACGTGAGCTGGCCGCAGTGCCCGCCCGGCACCGGCATCCCGGAGAAGCAGGGTAAGGGGCTGCCGATGCCGCTGCCCGAGGCGGAGTACGTCGTCCTCGGGCTCACCAACGGCCCCGGCTTCACGCCGAACCCGTGCCTGGCCGACCAGGTCGCATGGGCGAAGGCCAACGACGTCCTCGTGTCGGTGTACGCCGTGTCGAGCTACCCGAGCGCGGCCACGCTGAAGAAGTACGGCGCCGACGGCCCGTTCGAGGCGACCGACCGGCTCGGCAGGCTGCGCAACGTCGGCTACCAGCAGGCCAGGTTCAACATCGGCACCATGGGCCAGGTCGGCGTGGTCAGCCCGATCGTGTGGATCGACGTCGAGCCGGTCCCGAACTTCGACTGGAGCACCGACCTGCAGGCCAACGCGGCGGTGATCGAGGGCGTGGCCCGCGGCTACACCGACGCCGGCTTCGCGATCGGCGTCTACTCCACACCTCACCTCTACCAGCGCGTCGTCGGCGACCTGAGCCTCGGCGGCGTCCCGGAGTGGCGGGCCGCTGGCCAGACCTCACGGGAGGAGGCGCTCCACCGCTGCGGACCCGACTGGTCCATCCAGGGTGGCGTCGCCGTCATGGGACAGTGGGTGGAGCAGGAACGCGACCTGAACCTCACCTGTCCGGGGATCGCGGCCGACCTCGGTCGCTGGTTCCACCGGTTCTCGTGACCGGGGTCGTGCCCATGGGGCGACGTGAGAGGGTTTCCTCATGACCAGCGAGGGTGTGGACACCGAGCCGCTCGACGGGCGCCGGCGTCGCTGGCAGGAGCACAACCAGGTGCGCCGCCAGGTGATCATCGACGCGGCGATCGCCGTGCTCGAGCGCCAGGCGCCGGGCGAGGAGGTCCAGGTCCAGGCGGTCGCCGACGAGGCCGGCATGAGCCGGACCGTCATCTACCGCCACTTCGAGGACCGCTCCGACCTCGACCGGGCCGTGCAGCGCGCGGTCTGCGAGCAGGTCGGCGTGGAGCTGCTGCCCGCACTGTCCTACGACGGCACCCCGGACCAGATCATCCACCGCATCGTCGGCAGCTTCATCCGCTGGGCCGAGGCCCACCCCACGCTCTACTGGTTCGCCGAGCGCGACCTCGCCGGCTGGGGCCCGAGCCCGCTGAGCCAGGCCGTCGAGCAGGTCGCCGAGGGCATCGAGGGGATCATGGCCATCGTCGTCGCGGCGATGGGCGTCGAGCTCTCCGACGACGACCGTGCCGCCCTCGACCCGTGGGTGTTCGGCATGATCGGCGCCGTGTTCGCCGCGGTCCGCCGCTGGCTGGAGCGCCCCGTGCGCGAGCCCGGCATCGACGCGTGCATCAGCATCCTGTCCGAGTCGATCTGGCTGCAGATCAACGGCATGGCACTCTCGCGCGGCCTCAACCTCCCCGACCTGCCGGTCGCCCAGCTGCTCCAGACCCTCGGCCCCACCGACGACCCCGGCTCCGAGGGCGGCGCATGAGCCCCACCACCGGGCCCGACGGGCTCGACCGGCTGTGGACGCCGCACCGGATGGCCTATGTCCGCGGCGAGGCCGACGACCCGGAGCAGCCGGCGCACGCCGACCCGCGTCCGGCCTGCCCGTTCTGCCGGATCACCGACGACCCGGCGACCTCCACCGACGACGAGCTCGTGGTGGTGCGAGGACGCACGGCCTACGTCGTGCTCAACCTGTACCCCTACAACCCCGGCCACCTGATGGTGCTGCCCTACCGCCACGTCGCCGACTACCTCGATCTCGACGACGAGGAGACCGACGAGGTGACCGCGCTGACCAAGGCGGCGCTGCGCACCATCCGCGCGGTGTCCCAGCCGCACGCGTTCAACGTCGGGCTCAACCTCGGCGGCGCCGCGGGCGGATCGCTCTCGGGCCACCTGCACCAGCACGTCGTACCGCGCTGGTCGGGGGACGCGAACTTCATGACGGTGATCGGCGGCACCAAGACCCTGCCGCAGCTGCTGGGGGAGACCCGCGATCTGCTCGCGGACGCCTGGCAGTAGTAGCCCGTATGTCGGTGCTCGGTAGTCAGCCTGTGGGGGATCGAGGGTATGTTCTCGACCCGTGTTGGAGCGCTTCAAGGAGTTCTGGGCCGGGACCGTGCTGCACCCGGTGGTGCGGCTGTTCATCCGGCTGGGCATCAGCCCCGACGCGGTGACTCTCGTCGGCACCCTCGGCGTCAGCGCGGGTGCCCTGATCTTCTTCCCCCAGGGCGAGCTGCTGATCGGTGTCCTGTTCATCACGGCGTTCGTGTTCAGCGACCTCATCGACGGGCGGATGGCCCGCGAGACCGGCCGGGTCTCCAAGTTCGGTGCCTTCTGGGACTCCACCCTCGACCGGATCGGCGACGGCGCGATCTTCGGCGGCCTCGCCCTCTACTTCGCCGGCACCGGGGAGGACCAGGGCGACAGCTACCTCTACCTGTGCGTGACCCTGTGGTGCCTGGTGATGGGCTCGGTCACCTCCTACGCCCGGGCCCGCGCCGAGTCCCTCGGGATGGACGCCAAGGGCGGCATCGCCGAGCGGGCCGACCGGCTGGTCTCGATCCTCGTGATGACCGGTCTCGCGGGCATGTTCGACCTCCCGATCCTGATGTACGTCACCCTCTGGGCACTGGCCCTGGCGAGCACCTACACGGTCGTCTTCCGGGTGCTGAAGGTACGCCGGCAGGCGCTCGCGTCCGAGGGCCAGCCCCCCGCGTAGCGCACCGGCTCGCCGCCGTACGATTGGTCACATGAGCGAGCAGCAGGAGCACGGCACCACCCGGGTCAAGCGTGGCATGGCCGAGATGCTCAAGGGTGGCGTCATCATGGACGTCGTCACCCCCGAGCAGGCGAAGATCGCCGAGGACGCCGGCGCGGTCGCCGTGATGGCGCTGGAGCGGGTCCCCGCCGACATCCGCGCCCAGGGTGGCGTGTCGCGGATGAGCGATCCCGACATGATCGACGGCATCATCGAGGCCGTCTCGATCCCGGTGATGGCGAAGGCCCGGATCGGTCACTTCGCCGAGGCCCAGGTCCTGCAGTCGCTCGGTGTCGACTACATCGACGAGTCCGAGGTCCTCACCCCGGCCGACTACGCCAACCACATCGACAAGTGGGCCTTCACGGTTCCCTTCGTGTGCGGCGCGACCAACCTGGGTGAGGCGCTGCGCCGGATCACCGAGGGCGCGGCCATGATCCGCTCCAAGGGCGAGGCCGGCACCGGCGACGTGTCCAACGCGGTCACTCACATGCGCACCATCCGCGCCGAGATCCGCCGACTCGGCTCGCTGGCCGACGACGAGCTGTACGTCGCCGCGAAGGAGCTCCAGGCTCCCTACGACCTGGTGGTCGAGGTCGCGCGCACCGGCAAGCTGCCGGTCGTGCTGTTCACCGCGGGTGGCATCGCCACTCCGGCCGACGCCGCGATGATGATGCAGCTCGGTGCCGAGGGCGTGTTCGTCGGCTCCGGCATCTTCAAGTCCGGCAACCCCGCCCAGCGGGCCGAGGCGATCGTGAAGGCCACGACCTTCCACGACGACCCCGACGTGGTCGCGAAGGTCTCGCGCGGCCTGGGCGAGGCCATGGTCGGCATCAACGTCGACGAGCCGGCCCGCTCGATCCAGTTCGCCGAGCGCGGCTGGTGACCCCGGGCGGGACCTGCCCGCCCACTCGCACGACCCGACCGGGGCCGTGGTCCTGATCACTCCGGACCACGGCCCCGGGCCTGTTCTGGGACCAAAGTCCCCATTCGCCGGACGGGGCGTGCCCCGCTGTGTTTGCCTTCGTTGCGGATCACAGGCGCGCTTCCTGCGCCGTGACCATGACAACCAGACCTGGGGACAACAGGCATGGGGACTGGAGAACAGATGAAGAAGACGACGAAGGGCGCACTCGCGGCGGGAACCGCGGCCGTCCTGCTCATGGGTGGTGCGGGCACCCTGGCGTTCTGGACCGACTCGGTGACGGCCACGGGCACGTCCATCTCGAGCGGTCACCTCAAGCTGACCGACGCGAGCTGCGGCAACGGTTGGATCCTCGACGGTGGCGCGACCTACACCAGCCAGCTGCTGGTGCCGGGCGACAAGCTGACCAAGTCGTGCACCTACAAGCTCGACATCGCGGGCGAGCACCTCAAGAAGGCCGACTTCGCGGTCACCGCGCCGACCGACGTCACCGGCGCCCAGGCGCTCATCGACGAGCTCGACGTGACGACCTCGGTGAAGCGCAACGGGGTGACCCAGGCCAGTGCCACCGGCGTGACGGTCGCCAACAACGACTCGATCACGGTCGACATCTCCATCGACTGGCCGTACGGCGCCGAGGACAACGACTCCAACCAGCTGGCCGGACTCTCGGCCACGCTGGACGGGCTGACCGTCAAGGTGACGCAGAACCACGACGCTGCCTGAGCCGGTCCGGCACGGCACCCGTGGACGCGCGTCGATGAGAGTCCTCCGCTTCGGCGGCCTGGTCCTGGCCTGGCTGCTGATCCTGGTGGCACTCGCGTCGATCACGGCCGCGGTGCTCGTGCCGCGCCTGGCCGGCGCCACGCCGTACACGGTGCTGACCGGGTCGATGCGGCCGCACCTCCCGCCGGGAACCCTGGTGGTGGTGAAGCCGGTCGACGCGGACCAGCTCCGGGTCGGCGACGTCGTCACCTACCAGCTCGAGTCGGGCGAGTCGACCGTCGTGACCCACCGGATCACGTCGGTCGACACCCGGCTCGACGGGAAGACGGTGTTCACCACCCAGGGGGACGCCAATGACGTACCCGATCCGGCGCAGGTACGGCCGGTGCAGGTGCGTGGCCGCCTCTGGTACGCCGTCCCGTACCTCGGCTACGTCAACAACGCACTCAACGGCGGACAGCGGCAGATCGCGGTGCTCGTCGTCTCGACGGCGCTGATCGGGTACGCGGCCTTCATGTTCGTGGGGGCCGTCCGTGACCGCCGGCGTGGCAGGGGCGGCGACCCGGCCGGGGAACCGGAACCGGTCCCCGACGTGGACGCCGGCAGCGCACCACGACT
The genomic region above belongs to Nocardioides sp. QY071 and contains:
- a CDS encoding TetR/AcrR family transcriptional regulator; this translates as MTSEGVDTEPLDGRRRRWQEHNQVRRQVIIDAAIAVLERQAPGEEVQVQAVADEAGMSRTVIYRHFEDRSDLDRAVQRAVCEQVGVELLPALSYDGTPDQIIHRIVGSFIRWAEAHPTLYWFAERDLAGWGPSPLSQAVEQVAEGIEGIMAIVVAAMGVELSDDDRAALDPWVFGMIGAVFAAVRRWLERPVREPGIDACISILSESIWLQINGMALSRGLNLPDLPVAQLLQTLGPTDDPGSEGGA
- a CDS encoding HIT domain-containing protein, with amino-acid sequence MSPTTGPDGLDRLWTPHRMAYVRGEADDPEQPAHADPRPACPFCRITDDPATSTDDELVVVRGRTAYVVLNLYPYNPGHLMVLPYRHVADYLDLDDEETDEVTALTKAALRTIRAVSQPHAFNVGLNLGGAAGGSLSGHLHQHVVPRWSGDANFMTVIGGTKTLPQLLGETRDLLADAWQ
- the pgsA gene encoding phosphatidylinositol phosphate synthase, yielding MLERFKEFWAGTVLHPVVRLFIRLGISPDAVTLVGTLGVSAGALIFFPQGELLIGVLFITAFVFSDLIDGRMARETGRVSKFGAFWDSTLDRIGDGAIFGGLALYFAGTGEDQGDSYLYLCVTLWCLVMGSVTSYARARAESLGMDAKGGIAERADRLVSILVMTGLAGMFDLPILMYVTLWALALASTYTVVFRVLKVRRQALASEGQPPA
- the pdxS gene encoding pyridoxal 5'-phosphate synthase lyase subunit PdxS, producing the protein MSEQQEHGTTRVKRGMAEMLKGGVIMDVVTPEQAKIAEDAGAVAVMALERVPADIRAQGGVSRMSDPDMIDGIIEAVSIPVMAKARIGHFAEAQVLQSLGVDYIDESEVLTPADYANHIDKWAFTVPFVCGATNLGEALRRITEGAAMIRSKGEAGTGDVSNAVTHMRTIRAEIRRLGSLADDELYVAAKELQAPYDLVVEVARTGKLPVVLFTAGGIATPADAAMMMQLGAEGVFVGSGIFKSGNPAQRAEAIVKATTFHDDPDVVAKVSRGLGEAMVGINVDEPARSIQFAERGW
- a CDS encoding alternate-type signal peptide domain-containing protein translates to MKKTTKGALAAGTAAVLLMGGAGTLAFWTDSVTATGTSISSGHLKLTDASCGNGWILDGGATYTSQLLVPGDKLTKSCTYKLDIAGEHLKKADFAVTAPTDVTGAQALIDELDVTTSVKRNGVTQASATGVTVANNDSITVDISIDWPYGAEDNDSNQLAGLSATLDGLTVKVTQNHDAA
- a CDS encoding signal peptidase I, with translation MRVLRFGGLVLAWLLILVALASITAAVLVPRLAGATPYTVLTGSMRPHLPPGTLVVVKPVDADQLRVGDVVTYQLESGESTVVTHRITSVDTRLDGKTVFTTQGDANDVPDPAQVRPVQVRGRLWYAVPYLGYVNNALNGGQRQIAVLVVSTALIGYAAFMFVGAVRDRRRGRGGDPAGEPEPVPDVDAGSAPRLDEVQQAATPGSPIAVAVVAATVAGLTALLLLARRRGRT